Genomic DNA from Gaiellales bacterium:
CTCGCCGCGGATGCGCGCCACGGCGTGGTTCGCGGCCAGCGCGGCCTCCGCAAATCCGACCGTGATGAGCGTGATCTTGCCGTCGAAGCCGGCCACGTCGCCGGCGGCGTAGATGCCCGGAAGGTTCGTCTCGCAGGTCTGGTTGACCTGGATCTGACGCTTGTTCGCGAAGTCGAGGCCCCAGTTGGCAATCGGGCCCAGGTGCGACACGAAGCCGAGCAGCGTCACGACCTCGTCGCAGGCCACCTCGCGCATCTCGCCCGTCTCGGTGTTCTCGACCGTGATCGCCTCGAGCCGCCCGTTCCCCGAGGCCGCCCGCACCTCGCACGGCACCATGATGTCGACCCGGCCCTCGCCGGCCAGGCGGCGCACCTCGTTCACCGACGACTCCAGGCCGCGGAACCGCTCGCGCCGGTGGATCAGCGTGATCGGGGCCGCCGCGGTGTCCTGCAGGCCGAGCGCCCAGTCGAGCGCCGAGTCGCCGCCGCCGACCAGCACGACCCGCTTGCCCGAGAACGCCTCCTTCTTCTTCACGAAGTAATGCAGGCCGTTCCCCTCCCACCGGTCCAGGTCAGGCAGGTCGAGCTTGCGCGGGTTGAACGCCCCGTGGCCCGCGGTGATGATCATCGTCCGCGTGAGCAGCGTCTCGCCCGCGGCCGTGTGCAGCTCGATCACCTCGTCGTCGCGGTGGGAGATCGTCTCGACGACCTCGCCCAGCCGTACCTCCGGCTGGTACTGCATCGCCTGGTCGGTGAGCCGGTCGATCAGCTCCTGGCCGTTGATCTTTGGGTATCCGGCCACGTCGAAGATGTGCTTCTCGGGGTAGACGGCAGAGACCTGGCCGCCCAGCTGCTCGAGGCTCTCGACGATCCGCACCGAGGCATCACGGTGCCCGCCGTAGTAGGCGGCCGCAAGGCCGGTCGGCCCACCGCCGATGATCGTGATGTCGACGATCTGCTCGGAAGTCACGATGAGCAGTCTAGTCACGCCCTTCTCGAGGGGCGTTTGTGACACCCGCCACCCCACGCGAATCCGCAAGAACATGCGGATCGCGGCGCGGCGGAAGGGGAGCTTGTGAGCGGTGCTATAGTCGCCCTCGGTGCTCGGCGACTGGGCAGCTCTGCTCGTATTTGCGGCGATCGCATTCGTGATCCCGTTCAGCCTCTTGTTCGCGACCTTCGCCCTCTCGACGCGCACCTCTCGCCACGCCGGCGACAAGAGCATCCCGTTCGAGTCCGGCGTCTCGTCGCAGACGTTCCTGGCCGGCCGGTTCACGGTCAGCTACTACATGACCGCGATGCTCTTCATCGTGTTCGACATCGAGATCGTGTTCCTCTACCCGCTCGCGCTCACGCTGCACGCGCTCAAGTGGTTCGGGCTGGCCGAGATGGTCACGTTTGTCGTGCTGCTCGTGGTGGCATATGTCTATGTCTGGCGTAGGGGGGCACTGGAATGGCGGTAACGCCCGTCCATATCGACCGCGCGGTCCGCTCGGAGGATCTCGAGCAGTACGTCATGCTGACGACCGTGGAGAAGGCGCTCGCGTGGGCGCAGTCGAACTCGATCTGGCCGGCGGGCTTCGGCCTCGCCTGCTGCGCGATCGAGATGATGTCGCTTCCGTCGCCGCGCTACGACATCGCCCGCTTCGGCGCCGAGGTCTTCCGCAGCTCGCCCCGCCAGTCCGACCTTCTGATCGTGTCCGGGCGCGTGTCGCACAAGATGTCCGCGCCCCTGCGCCAGGTCTACGACCAGATGCTCGTGCCGAAGTGGGTCATGGCGATGGGCGCCTGCTCGAGCTCGGGCGGCATGTTCGCGAACTATGCGATCCTCCAGGGCGTCGACAAGATCGTCCCCGTCGACGTGCACGTCCCCGGTTGCCCGCCCCGGCCCGAGGCGGTGCTCGACGGCTTCCGGCTGATCCAGCGCAAGATCCGCGCCGGCATCCCTCCCGCGTACGAGCTGGAGAAGTCGAAGGCGTGACGGCGGCGCAGCTTGCGGCGGCGGTAAAGAAGGCCGTGCCCGGCTCCGTGGTCGGGCATGAGAAGGGCATCGACATGCCCACGCTCACGGTCAAGCCGGAGAAGCTGATCGACGTCTGCACCTACCTGCGCGACCAGCAGGGCAAGAACTTCCTCTCGGCCGTCTCGGCCGTCGACCACCTCGGCTACGGCGACGCCGTCGCCGGCTACTTCGGCACGGAGCGCGGCCGCGATCTGAACGCGCCCGGCAGCTGGGGCGCGGCGCAGACGCCCGAGCAGCCGCCGAAGCGCTTCGCGGTGCGCTACCACCTCGCCCACGTCGGCGACGGGCCCACGGACCGCGTGCGCGTGCAGGTCTGGCTGGACGACGGCCAGGAGGTGCCGAGCGTCGTCCCGGTGTGGCCGACCGCCGACTGGCACGAGCGCGAGCAGTACGACCTGATGGGCGTCGTCTTCACCGGCCACCCCAACATGCGCCGCCTCATCATGCCGAACGACTGGGACGGGCACCCGCTGCGCAAGGACTATCCCATCGGCGGCGAGCCGGTCCAGTTCACGGACGCGGTATGAGCACCGTCGAGCGCCCACCCGCCCCGGTCGAGCCCCTGTTCGCCCCCGCGCAGATCCCGCCGGGCGCGCCGTCGAAGGTCGACCCACCGCCGGGCGAGGACCTGATCACCGTCAACTTCGGGCCGAACCACCCCTCGACGCACGGGGTCCTGCGCCTGATCGTGACGCTCGACGGCGAGGTGGTCGTCGGCCTCGACGCCGACATCGGCTACGTCCACACCGGCTTCGAGAAGAACTTCGAGCAGAAGACGTACTGGAAGGGCATCCCCTACGCGCCGCGGATGGACTACGTGGCGTTCTTTGCGAACGAGCTGGCCTACGTCGGCGCGGTCGAGAAGCTGATCGGGATCGAGGTGCCCGAGCGGGCCCAGTGGATCCGCACCCTCTTCGCCGAGCTGAACCGGATCCACAGCCACCTGATCTACCTGGGCACGTCGGCCGTGGAGATGGGCGCGATGTCGGTCTTCTTCTACTGCCTGCGCGAGCGCGACGCGGTGCTCGACCTGTTCGAGATGGCCACCGGCGTGCGCATGCACGACCGCTATCCGCAGGTCGGCGGCGTGGCCGAGGACCTGCCCAAGGGCTTCTACGCCGAGTGCCGCAAGTTCTGCGAGATGATGCCGAAGCGGATCGACGAGTACCTCGACCTGCTGGCCGGCAACGCGGTCTGGAAGTCGCGCTACCAGGGGATCGGCACGATCTCCAAGGAGACCGCGATCGCGATGGGGCTCTCCGGCCCCAACCTGCGCGCGAGCGGCGTCCCCTACGACCTGCGCCGCACGGACCCGTACCTGGCGTACCCCGAGCTCGACTTCGACGTCATCGTCGGCGAACGCGGCGACGCGTATGACCGCTTCCTGTGCCGCACGAAGGAGATGTACGAGTCGGTGCGGATCATCGAGCAGTGCCTCGACAGGATGCCGTCCGGCCCGGTGATGGCGACCGACCGCAAGTACGTGCTGCCGCCGCGGGCCGAGCTGCACACCTCGATGGAGTCGCTGATCCACCACTTCAAGCTCGTCACCGAGGGCTTCCGGGTCGCGCCCGGGCAGGTCTACTACCCGGTGGAGTCGCCCCGGGGCGAGTTCGGCTGCTACCTCGTGTCCGACGGCGGTCCCAAGCCGTGGCGGGTGCACTTCCGGGCGCCGAGCTTCGTCAGCCTCCAGGTGACGGCGATGATGTCGGTGAACCGCTACGTCGGCGACATGATCGTCGTGGTCGGATCGCTCGACGGCGTGATGGGCGAGGCGGACCGGTAGTGGATCCGGCCACCGCCGAGACGCTCGCGGGCGCGATGGAGACCCGCCCGGAGATGCCGCCGCCGCTTCGGCCGGACGACACGAGCGCGCCCCTGCGCGACCGCATCCTGGCCGTCGTCGCGCTCTACCCCGAGCCGCGCTCGGCCCTGATCCCGGCGCTGCGGCTGGCCCAGGAGGAGTACAGCTGGCTTTCGACCGAGGCGTTCGAGCAGGTGGCCGACGCGACCGGCTTCACGCCCGCGCTGTGCAAGTCGGTGGCGTCGTTCTACGACATGTTCCGGCTGCACCCCGCCGGCACGCACGAGATCTGCGTCTGCACGAACATCTCCTGCGCGCTCGTCGGCGCGGGCGAGACGCTGCGCGAGTTCTCCCGTGAGCTCGGCATCGAGCCCGGGTCGACGACGGCCGACGGCCGGTTCACACTGCGCACCGTCGAGTGCTACGGCGGCTGCGGCTGGGGCCCCGTCGTCTCGGTCGACGAGCGCTACCACGAGCCCTTTGGCCCCGACCGGGTGAAGCCGCTCCTGGACGAGCTGCGCGGGGAGGCCCGATGAGCGACACGAAGAGGATCCTGCTCGACTTCGACGGCGACCGCCGCGACGTCCACTCCTACGAGCAGGCGGGCGGCTACCAGTCGCTGCGCACCGCACTCGGCATGGAGTCCGCCGACGTGGTCTCGCTGGTCGACACCTCCGGCCTGCGCGGCCGCGGCGGCGCCGGCTTCCCCACCGGGCGCAAGGCGTCGTTCCTGCCCAAGGGGCGCACGCCGGCCTACCTGTGCGTGAACGCGGACGAGTCGGAGCCTGGAACGTTCAAGGACCGCGAGATCATGCTGCGCAACCCGCACGCGCTGATCGAGGGGATCCTGATCATGAGCTACGCGATGTCCGCCACCTCGGCGTTCATCTACATCCGGGGCGAGTACCGCACCGAGTTCGAGGTGCTGAAGCGGGCGCTCGAGGAGGCCCACTCGCGCGGCTACGTCGGCCGCAACGTGCTCGGCTCGGGCTACGACGCCACCGTCGTCCTGCACCGCGGCGCCGGCGCCTACATCTGCGGTGAGGAGACGGCCCTTCTGACCTCGCTCGAGGGCGAGCGCGGCCAGCCCCGCTCGAAGCCCCCGTTCCCCGCCGTCGCAGGCCTCTACGCCGCGCCGACGCTCGTGAACAACGTCGAGACGCTGGCCTCGATCCCCGCCATCGTGAAGATGGGCGGCGAGGCCTATGCCG
This window encodes:
- a CDS encoding NAD(P)/FAD-dependent oxidoreductase, yielding MTSEQIVDITIIGGGPTGLAAAYYGGHRDASVRIVESLEQLGGQVSAVYPEKHIFDVAGYPKINGQELIDRLTDQAMQYQPEVRLGEVVETISHRDDEVIELHTAAGETLLTRTMIITAGHGAFNPRKLDLPDLDRWEGNGLHYFVKKKEAFSGKRVVLVGGGDSALDWALGLQDTAAAPITLIHRRERFRGLESSVNEVRRLAGEGRVDIMVPCEVRAASGNGRLEAITVENTETGEMREVACDEVVTLLGFVSHLGPIANWGLDFANKRQIQVNQTCETNLPGIYAAGDVAGFDGKITLITVGFAEAALAANHAVARIRGEKAQPKYSTE
- the ndhC gene encoding NADH-quinone oxidoreductase subunit A, with amino-acid sequence MLGDWAALLVFAAIAFVIPFSLLFATFALSTRTSRHAGDKSIPFESGVSSQTFLAGRFTVSYYMTAMLFIVFDIEIVFLYPLALTLHALKWFGLAEMVTFVVLLVVAYVYVWRRGALEWR
- a CDS encoding NADH-quinone oxidoreductase subunit B family protein, with product MAVTPVHIDRAVRSEDLEQYVMLTTVEKALAWAQSNSIWPAGFGLACCAIEMMSLPSPRYDIARFGAEVFRSSPRQSDLLIVSGRVSHKMSAPLRQVYDQMLVPKWVMAMGACSSSGGMFANYAILQGVDKIVPVDVHVPGCPPRPEAVLDGFRLIQRKIRAGIPPAYELEKSKA
- a CDS encoding NADH-quinone oxidoreductase subunit C — its product is MTAAQLAAAVKKAVPGSVVGHEKGIDMPTLTVKPEKLIDVCTYLRDQQGKNFLSAVSAVDHLGYGDAVAGYFGTERGRDLNAPGSWGAAQTPEQPPKRFAVRYHLAHVGDGPTDRVRVQVWLDDGQEVPSVVPVWPTADWHEREQYDLMGVVFTGHPNMRRLIMPNDWDGHPLRKDYPIGGEPVQFTDAV
- the nuoD gene encoding NADH dehydrogenase (quinone) subunit D, with product MSTVERPPAPVEPLFAPAQIPPGAPSKVDPPPGEDLITVNFGPNHPSTHGVLRLIVTLDGEVVVGLDADIGYVHTGFEKNFEQKTYWKGIPYAPRMDYVAFFANELAYVGAVEKLIGIEVPERAQWIRTLFAELNRIHSHLIYLGTSAVEMGAMSVFFYCLRERDAVLDLFEMATGVRMHDRYPQVGGVAEDLPKGFYAECRKFCEMMPKRIDEYLDLLAGNAVWKSRYQGIGTISKETAIAMGLSGPNLRASGVPYDLRRTDPYLAYPELDFDVIVGERGDAYDRFLCRTKEMYESVRIIEQCLDRMPSGPVMATDRKYVLPPRAELHTSMESLIHHFKLVTEGFRVAPGQVYYPVESPRGEFGCYLVSDGGPKPWRVHFRAPSFVSLQVTAMMSVNRYVGDMIVVVGSLDGVMGEADR
- a CDS encoding NAD(P)H-dependent oxidoreductase subunit E, with product MDPATAETLAGAMETRPEMPPPLRPDDTSAPLRDRILAVVALYPEPRSALIPALRLAQEEYSWLSTEAFEQVADATGFTPALCKSVASFYDMFRLHPAGTHEICVCTNISCALVGAGETLREFSRELGIEPGSTTADGRFTLRTVECYGGCGWGPVVSVDERYHEPFGPDRVKPLLDELRGEAR
- the nuoF gene encoding NADH-quinone oxidoreductase subunit NuoF — protein: MSDTKRILLDFDGDRRDVHSYEQAGGYQSLRTALGMESADVVSLVDTSGLRGRGGAGFPTGRKASFLPKGRTPAYLCVNADESEPGTFKDREIMLRNPHALIEGILIMSYAMSATSAFIYIRGEYRTEFEVLKRALEEAHSRGYVGRNVLGSGYDATVVLHRGAGAYICGEETALLTSLEGERGQPRSKPPFPAVAGLYAAPTLVNNVETLASIPAIVKMGGEAYAAIGTERSKGTRVFSLSGNVKRPGNYELPLTSTLRDLIEGLGGGAPDGRTIKAIIPGGSSTPLLMPDQLDTGIDYESIAAAGSMAGSGAVVVIDDRTCMVQLALRVAQFYRHESCGKCTPCREGTKWGVDIIQRIEEGTAGQHDLDLLLNVCDRILGKCLCPLGDAMAMPVASYVTHFREEFQRHIDEGGCPFVAKSPISSLYHDTSGVPA